A section of the Oryza sativa Japonica Group chromosome 1, ASM3414082v1 genome encodes:
- the LOC107281842 gene encoding LEAF RUST 10 DISEASE-RESISTANCEUS RECEPTOR-LIKE PROTEIN KINASE-like 2.4 isoform X4 yields MLLKLCLRLLPLLLVLVAASHGASNDTYDTSMCLQETTTCGDVSIRYPFYFSDKTGYINGSSNSYCGYPGLAIDCDDGKPILQLNGAEKYKVNYINVGSITNVSLVDKEVVDDSSGCPRVDHNVTFAQGSWLFFPAGMSLDYLVFFLGCSFPNLFLPPENIDPITCSFIGLIGPSYVLPKDQVPPGNWSQFCKTFEVPVVKYQQMDPKGDAWRKGGYGQVLRQGFLLSVNDSRRPPNCTQCEESKGRCGFSQDGEFIGCLCLNGRVRSLRCGSSDLTGYSSLKGRMKLYIIAGISSVLLLCLLSFPCLFSLKKYRHRRISKGTPRIESFLQRNGTLHPKRYTYTEVKRMTKSFAEKLGHGGFGAVYRGNLSDGRQVAVKMLKDSKGDGEEFINEVASISRTSHVNVVTLLGFCLHRSKRALIYEYMPNGSLERYAFRNNSKGELSLTWEKLFDVAVGIARGLEYLHRGCSTRIVHFDIKPHNILLDQEFCPKISDFGMAKLCANKESIVSIAGARGTIGYIAPEVYSKQFGAISSKSDVYSYGMMILEMVGARERNIEANSESSSHYFPQWIYEHLDEYCISSSEIDGETTELVRKMVVVALWCIQVVPTNRPTMTRVVEMLEGSTSGLELPPKVLLSCFRVRAHLKSEE; encoded by the exons ATGCTTCTCAAGCTTTGTCTCCGGCTGCTGCCGCTCCTCCTTGTCTTGGTTGCCGCTTCCCATGGCGCTTCCAATGACACCTACGACACCTCCATGTGCCTGCAGGAAACAACCACCTGCGGGGATGTCAGTATCAGATACCCGTTCTACTTTTCTGATAAGACGGGATATATCAACGGGTCCAGCAACTCATACTGCGGATACCCCGGCCTGGCGATCGATTGTGACGACGGCAAGCCCATCCTGCAACTCAACGGCGCCGAGAAGTACAAGGTTAACTACATCAACGTTGGGAGCATCACCAACGTGTCCCTGGTCGATAAGGAGGTCGTCGACGACAGCAGCGGCTGCCCAAGAGTCGATCACAACGTGACCTTCGCACAGGGCTCATGGCTGTTCTTCCCTGCTGGCATGTCGTTGGATTACCTCGTCTTCTTTCTCGGCTGCTCCTTCCCGAATCTCTTCCTCCCACCGGAAAACATCGACCCGATCACCTGCAGCTTTATCGGTCTCATTGGACCGTCCTACGTGCTTCCGAAGGATCAAGTGCCGCCTGGGAACTGGTCGCAGTTTTGCAAAACCTTCGAAGTTCCTGTGGTCAAATATCAACAGATGGACCCAAAAGGTGACGCATGGAGGAAGGGTGGATACGGCCAGGTTCTTCGTCAGGGATTCCTGTTGTCAGTGAACGATAGCAGGAGGCCCCCCAATTGTACGCAGTGCGAGGAGTCCAAAGGACGGTGCGGTTTCAGCCAAGACGGGGAATTCATCGGCTGCTTGTGCCTAAACGGACGAGTGCGCTCTCTCAGGTGCGGTTCCAGCGACCTCACTG GGTATTCAAGCTTAAAGGGGAGAATGAAACTTT ATATAATAGCAGGCATCTCAAGCGTCCTTTTGCTATGTTTACTTTCCTTTCCGTGTTTGTTCAGTCTGAAGAAGTATAGGCACAGAAGGATTTCAAAGGGAACACCAAGGATTGAGTCCTTCCTACAAAGGAATGGAACCTTACATCCAAAGAGATACACTTACACAGAAGTAAAAAGGATGACAAAATCTTTTGCTGAAAAGCTAGGTCACGGTGGATTTGGTGCTGTTTACAGAGGCAACCTATCTGATGGCCGCCAGGTAGCAGTCAAGATGTTAAAGGACTCCAAGGGTGACGGCGAAGAATTCATCAATGAGGTTGCTAGTATTAGTAGAACTTCTCACGTCAACGTGGTGACTCTGTTAGGATTTTGCTTGCATCGATCCAAAAGGGCTCTGATCTATGAGTATATGCCAAATGGTTCACTTGAAAGATATGCTTTCCGCAATAACTCCAAAGGCGAACTTTCATTAACTTGGGAGAAATTATTTGATGTAGCAGTTGGAATTGCCCGAGGGCTTGAGTATCTTCACCGTGGATGCAGTACCCGCATTGTGCATTTCGATATTAAACCCCACAACATTCTACTAGATCAAGAATTCTGCCCTAAGATCTCAGATTTTGGAATGGCTAAGCTTTGTGCTAACAAAGAGAGTATCGTCTCCATTGCTGGTGCAAGAGGAACAATAGGCTATATTGCCCCGGAGGTCTATTCAAAGCAGTTTGGAGCAATAAGTAGCAAGTCTGATGTCTATAGCTATGGAATGATGATCCTTGAGATGGTTGGGGCAAGGGAGAGGAACATAGAAGCCAATAGTGAATCTAGTAGCCACTATTTCCCACAATGGATTTACGAACATCTAGATGAATATTGCATCAGCTCTTCTGAGATTGATGGTGAGACCACAGAGCTTGTAAGAAAGATGGTAGTGGTTGCACTATGGTGCATACAAGTAGTTCCAACTAACCGCCCAACAATGACTAGAGTCGTTGAAATGCTAGAAGGTAGCACGAGCGGTCTGGAATTGCCACCAAAAGTGCTATTGAGCTG TTTCAGAGTCAGAGCTCACCTGAAGTCAGAGGAgtag